The sequence TCttgtctttaatatttttctagtaTAAGGTTAAATTACTGTATAAATACACATTCCTGGTTAGAAGAGAAATTGAGATTGAGAATCTTTGAGTCTTTTTTATCAGGATAAGTTCCTGGTTTACATAATTCCTTGTAATTCAGTGAGTTTGAATACCTCTTTCCTACCTTTATCAGAAACTGGCCTCAACAGGTCATAGAGAATGAAGGATTTCGGAGAAGTTCTATATGTAAGAgggaatttttcttctcttttatttttttcttaatttagctatttttttaattttaaaaaatttagttgaaatgtagtcaatttacaatgttgtgtcaatttctgatgtacagcaaaatgtttcagtcatacatgtacatacatatattcattttcattatttttcattataagttactataagatattgaatgtagttcccagtgctatacagtataaacttgttgtttattttatatatagttgttttatatagtagttagtatctacaaatcccaaattcccagtttatccctccccacccccatagtaaccataagtttgtttattatgtctgtgagtctgtttctgttttataaataaattaatttgtgtctttttttttttttaaagattccacatatgagtgatatcatatggtatttttctttctctttctggcttacttcacttagaatgatgatctccagatccatccatgttgctgcaaatggcattatttcattttttatggctgactagtattccattatgtaaatataccacaacttctttatccagtcatctgctgatggacacttaggctgtttccatgtcttggctattgtgactagtgctgctatgaactttggggtgcatgtgtcttatcaaattagagttccctctggatatacacacaggagtgggattgctggatcacatggtaaatctatttctagtttttaaagaaatctccatactgttttccataatggctgcaccaaactacattcccaccaattttcctctcttttaaTCCATTCTCTGATCTGAGGTAAGAGTAAACCTTGAAAATGTTAATGAGCTTGTGTTCCTTTCTCATAATGGTGGTGACTACCGTTTGTGCTGGTTTAAAGGCCAAAATCCCTAATCTGGCTTCCAGTGAATTTTGTGAGCTGATAACTCTATGGCTTTATTCTGGTTCCTCTCTCTGTGCCATCTTTATTTAGCCCCTGTCAGCATCTTCAACTCTCCAGACTCTCTCATGTGAGGGACCTGATACATGCTTTTCCTTCTCATGGAAATGCTCTCCCTTCTCATTATCCCCAACAATGGGCTGTATTGCACTCATTTTTCAGATCAAATTTATACATCTTTTCTTCTGAGAAGACTTTAAGCTTAGATATATATGCACAAAAACCcagaacattaatttttttcagttctttgtcTCTTTAAGTCAGTAGTCTACTACTAATACAGTAATAATTGGCTCTGTCCAGCTACTTTAGGTTCCCCCCCCCAAATTATATTGCATTAAAAATGAGCTTCATAagttctagatttttaaaaaattccttagaCAAGTGATAACGTAGCAGAGATGGTTTATAGTAACCATTGAGGTGGTGTCCATGACCCACCATTTTATCTGCTACCAATATAATAACCAAAAATTCCTGCCAAGATAATTCTACTCAAGCTTGAGCATATTCAGAAGGAAGTTGTACAAATAAATAACAACATAGTACTATAACTGGGGAGCTCCCAGGGTGTGTGTGGGAACCAATCATGTGAGTGATATAGTTTGGTGGAAGTTCTAGTAGGTGAAAAAAAGTGGTGAGGAGGGCGTTTGTAAAGGTTTACATTAAAGCCATTTCTAGAACCTTGGATGTATGACTAGAGCATCTGTGCTTCATGCGTTCATGAGACAAGATCCATCAGATACTATAAAGAAACGGAATGGTCCTCTTTAACCACAGTGTCATCAATCAAGTCACATCCTCTCTGAACCTATTAGCTACATTTGAAAGGTTAGGATACCCAATCTTTGAAAGATATCTCACGAAGTAACAAGTGAAGACAATAGACCTTGAGGTAGGAAACTTGGATTTGCATTCTAGTTATAACATTGTTTCTAGCTTAGCTCAAAGAGaagtgttttaatatttaaataaatcataatcTTCTTAATTTTAGTTTGCCCTCACTGCATCTCTACCTGGGGGGAAGTAAGCTGGTCACTGGGGCATTAGCACTAATTCTATAGTGTTTGACATTAGATACCTTCTCTTAGCTTCTCTCTGAGAGCCCTGCAAGTTCAAGATATAAATTTTGAAGGATTCATGGTTTCTCAATTTATCTTTAACACCAAAAATTTGGTTCTTCCTAATATTCACCACCTACTATATCAAAAAATGCTTaaaccatatataaaatatatatgtatacatatataaatctcATGTCAACTAGAGAAAATATGgaataaaaacagtttaaaaaaaaagctattttcatAGGTGAAGAAATTCAGGTTGTCAGAGGATTATAGGATTGCCTTAATTGGGGAACaggagaaaaaatacatttacaaataAGAGAGGCAAGCGGCTTAACAGTTGAGAGCACATATTTTTGATAAAGAAAGTTCTGGGTCCAAATACCGGCTCTGCTGTTGACTAGTACTGGGAACTTGGAAATGTTTCTTAAATTACGTGAGGATTATAATAATACTTACCACATACGTTGTGGAAAGAATTAAGTGGTTAAGTATAGAACTGAGGATACTCTCTGAGCACAGTGAGTCATGTCTGTACTAGTCTGTTTGTATTAACGGTGGCAGGGGTGGAACAGTAAACTGGCATTTGTGAAGTACCAGCACGTGCCTGACATGTCAACACTCGCTGACACACACGGGACACTCACATGTTTGGGTGCTCACCGTGGGCCTGACGTTTGGCTGGATGCTTTCCTTTATGTCTCCTTAACTCCATCAGACAACCTGTCATAGCTCATCATTTTTCTCACCTGCTGGACGAAACTAAGGGACTTGTCCTGCATGAAACAATTAGTAAGAAACAATTAGTAAGTAAAAGCCCTAATTCCAAAATCAGATCCCAACTCCCATTCCGGTGGTCTTTCCAAGTCACAGActgaatttttttatctttttatctagATAGGAAGGGGTTCATGAATTGTTGACTTGAGCCATATACCtttatttctttcaaaacaaaaatcactaaatttttttttcatgactgTTATCAGGCCTTCCCCTCTGTGGACATGGAAATAGGAAATCGCACCATCCTGACTGAGTTCATCTTACTGGGTCTCTCTTCAGACCCCCAGTGGCAGCTGATTCTATTTGGAATATTCCTGGTGCTCTACTTGATCACCTTGTCAGGGAACATGACCCTAGTTATCTTGATCTGTGTCAATTCCCGCCTGCACACACCTATGTATTTTTTCATCGGCAATCTGTCTTTTTTGGATTTCTGGTACACATCTGTGTATACTCCCAAAATCCTGGCCAATTGTGTCTCAGAAGATAAGCGCATTTCCCTGGCTGGGTGTGGAGCCCAGTTGTTCTTTTCCTGTGTTGTGGCTTACACTGAGTGCCATCTCCTAGCGGCCATGGCCTATGACCGCCACGCAGCCATCTGTAACCCGCTACTCTACTCAAGCACTATGTCCAGCTCTCTCTGTACCAGACTCGTTGCTGGCTCCTACACAGGAGGCTTCTTGAATGCCATCGCCCATGCCGCCAACACCTTTCGCCTGAGTTTCTGTGGCAAAAATATCATCGACCACTTCTTCTGTGATGCACCGCCATTGGTGAAAATGTCCTGTACAGATACCCAGGTCTATGAAAAGGTCCTCCTGGGAGTGGTGGGCTTCACTGTCCTCTCCAACATTCTTGCCATCCTGATTTCCTATTTCAACATCCTCCTGGCTATTCTGAGGATCCGCACGGCCTCAGGAAGGCGCAAAGCCTTCTCCACCTGTGCGTCACACCTCATCTCGGTCATGCTCTTCTATGGATCCTTGCTCTTCATGTATTCAAGGCCAAGTTCCACCTACTCCCTGGGGAAGGACAAAGTGGCTGCCCTGTTCTACACTGTGGTCAACCCACTGCTCAACCCTCTCATCTATAGCCTGAGAAACAAAGATGTCAAGGAGGCCTTCTGGAAAGCAACACAGATCAGAAGTCGCCAGAGATGAAGGTTATCTTTTGGCAGCACGCTCTCATTGCACTTTCCATGTTACAAACATGTTTGTAAGTGTCACAACATTTCAAGTAAATGCAACAGGTTATACTTAAAAGATGAAACATTGATCAaaccatttttaattatttattattattttgttgtgattaaactattttaaatccATAATATCGAGCTGTTTGATGTTCTACAGTATTGTGTTTTGCTTCTTGGCAGTACtagattttcataaaaattatcaGCTTGATTATCTGTGAGAggttttagaaagagaaaaagaggaattgGTTGGGTTTTGTGCATATAGTTTGACTTTCAATCTTAGCAGACTTTGTTGTGTGGGGAAAAGATTGGAATGGCTAAATGTCAGGAAATTTTCAAGATTTTCTGCATATTTATTTTCAGCAAGGAATCCCTCTATATTCTTTCATAAAACTCTAACTGAGTATGTAGAAAATGCCTTTGTAAATTTGTATCTTCTGTATCAGTTTAACATTAGGCAAAAATATTTGAGTtgtttaaattgaaaacaaacaaacaattaaacACCTTTCTAAATCTATGGAGGGACGTGTCTCTAGGATGGTGTATCACCCTGCAAGCAGGATTTGTCACAGAGAAGGGGTATGCCACATTCTTCCTCATTTCATACACCACGTGTTCTCCATGAAGGAAAGTAACATCAGGTGGAACTAACAGAAGCCAACCTACCAACCCACCCACCAACAAAACCCCCACTATATTCTAAACTCAGTGCTTTTTTGTCCTACCAGaagattaaatatatatgtatatttaatattatatctatttacttattttttatttgcttgttttttggggttatttttgtgtttgttggGGGATGAggagaggcaattaggtttatttatttacttattattttaatggaggtactggggcttgaacctaggaccttgtgcatgttaaccATGTACTCACCACTCAGCTATATCCTACCACCTCCTACCAGAAGATTTTAAGTACAAAGAAACCTAAAGCTCCATATTCAGTATATGGCAAGTCTAGTTGGGATTTTTTCCCATACTTTTTATAACACTGC is a genomic window of Camelus bactrianus isolate YW-2024 breed Bactrian camel chromosome 10, ASM4877302v1, whole genome shotgun sequence containing:
- the LOC105081028 gene encoding olfactory receptor 9G4 — encoded protein: MEIGNRTILTEFILLGLSSDPQWQLILFGIFLVLYLITLSGNMTLVILICVNSRLHTPMYFFIGNLSFLDFWYTSVYTPKILANCVSEDKRISLAGCGAQLFFSCVVAYTECHLLAAMAYDRHAAICNPLLYSSTMSSSLCTRLVAGSYTGGFLNAIAHAANTFRLSFCGKNIIDHFFCDAPPLVKMSCTDTQVYEKVLLGVVGFTVLSNILAILISYFNILLAILRIRTASGRRKAFSTCASHLISVMLFYGSLLFMYSRPSSTYSLGKDKVAALFYTVVNPLLNPLIYSLRNKDVKEAFWKATQIRSRQR